One window of the Octopus sinensis linkage group LG9, ASM634580v1, whole genome shotgun sequence genome contains the following:
- the LOC115215752 gene encoding hydroperoxide isomerase ALOXE3-like, with the protein MKDGKGHVSSKEDLKWIVSVIIFTCSVSHAAVNFLQYDEYGHPANYPSMLRTPLLKDKAPRTEKDIVDALPEVKTIFDVLKVTSVLSKRGTNPLGNFDVKYICHQAGRQCVAEFQSNLKRITKEISEKIENRGWPYDVLDPPLIPNSIAV; encoded by the exons ATGAAAGATGGTAAGGGTCACGTGTCTTCAAAGGAGGACTTGAAATGGATTGTGTCCGTAATCATCTTCACCTGCAGTGTGTCACATGCTGCTGTCAATTTCCTACAATATGACGAATATGGTCACCCTGCAAACTATCCATCGATGCTGAGGACACCGCTATTAAAAGACAAa GCACCCAGAACCGAGAAGGATATCGTAGATGCCCTGCCTGAGGTAAAAACAATTTTCGATGTTTTAAAAGTCACAAGCGTCCTGAGCAAAAGAGGAACCAATCCTCTGGGAAATTTCGATGTAAAATATATCTGTCATCAAGCGGGACGTCAATGCGTCGCCGA GTTCCAATCGAATCTGAAAAGAATTACTAAAGAAATCAGTGAAAAAATTGAAAACCGTGGTTGGCCTTACGACGTCTTGGATCCCCCCTTAATTCCTAACTCTATCGCTGTTTGa